Proteins found in one Subtercola endophyticus genomic segment:
- the xseA gene encoding exodeoxyribonuclease VII large subunit — translation MADQRSADRAGAVAERTVDGPPTFENPWPVAHFSGRIKAYIDRLGTAWVEGEITQWGVSGGNVYGKLKDTTEDVTIGFNIWSSVRAKIPADLKQGDRVLTLVKPNYWLKGGTLTMQVFEMRHVGLGDMLERLERLRRQLASEGLFDAARKKPLPFLPGRIGLITGKDSDAEKDVLRNAQLRWPSVSFRVVHTAVQGDRVPREVVAALAALDDDPEVDVIIVARGGGDFQNLMGFSDESVLRAAAACRTPLVSAIGHEADRPLLDEVADLRASTPTDAAKRVVPDVSEELNKVEQARARLSLRVTAFVRHEIDRIEQVRSRPVLSNTTWIVDTRAEDLTRYVSRGVELMSRVLERAGTTTSELSARLRALSPQSTLDRGYAIVQQGAGSGHIVRRPVDAPQGTELTVTLASGALKARSEGELSSSHNR, via the coding sequence ATGGCCGATCAACGCAGTGCCGATCGGGCCGGCGCGGTCGCCGAGCGTACCGTCGACGGGCCGCCGACCTTCGAGAACCCCTGGCCGGTCGCCCACTTCTCGGGCAGGATCAAGGCCTACATCGACCGCTTGGGCACCGCCTGGGTCGAGGGTGAGATCACCCAGTGGGGTGTCAGCGGCGGCAATGTGTACGGCAAACTCAAAGACACCACCGAAGACGTGACCATCGGGTTCAACATCTGGTCGTCGGTGCGCGCCAAGATTCCGGCCGACCTCAAGCAGGGCGACCGGGTTCTCACCCTCGTGAAGCCGAACTACTGGCTCAAGGGCGGCACGCTCACCATGCAGGTGTTCGAGATGCGACACGTGGGGCTCGGCGACATGCTCGAGCGGCTCGAGCGACTGCGGCGCCAGCTCGCCTCAGAAGGTCTGTTCGACGCGGCGCGCAAGAAGCCCCTACCGTTTCTGCCCGGGCGCATCGGGCTCATCACCGGCAAAGACAGCGATGCGGAGAAAGACGTGTTGCGCAACGCGCAGCTGCGCTGGCCGTCGGTGTCGTTCCGGGTGGTGCACACGGCGGTGCAGGGCGATCGGGTGCCGCGCGAAGTCGTGGCTGCTCTAGCGGCGCTCGACGACGACCCCGAGGTCGACGTCATCATCGTCGCTCGCGGCGGCGGAGACTTTCAGAACCTGATGGGGTTCAGCGACGAGTCGGTGCTTCGGGCCGCGGCGGCGTGCCGCACTCCCCTGGTGAGCGCCATCGGGCATGAGGCCGATAGGCCACTCCTCGACGAGGTGGCAGACCTGCGGGCATCCACCCCCACCGACGCGGCCAAGCGTGTCGTTCCTGACGTGTCAGAAGAGCTGAACAAAGTCGAGCAGGCCCGGGCACGGCTGAGCCTGCGGGTCACCGCGTTCGTGCGGCACGAGATCGACCGCATCGAACAGGTGCGCTCGCGACCGGTGCTCTCGAACACGACCTGGATCGTCGATACGCGCGCCGAAGATCTCACCCGGTATGTTTCGCGCGGTGTCGAGCTGATGAGCCGGGTGCTCGAGCGGGCGGGCACGACGACCAGCGAGCTCAGCGCTCGGCTGCGGGCGTTGTCGCCGCAGAGCACGCTCGACCGCGGGTATGCCATCGTGCAGCAGGGCGCGGGTTCGGGGCACATCGTGCGGAGGCCCGTGGATGCTCCGCAGGGCACCGAGCTGACCGTGACCCTGGCCAGCGGTGCCCTGAAGGCGCGCTCAGAAGGAGAGCTCAGCAGTTCGCACAATCGTTAG
- a CDS encoding carbonic anhydrase → MVRGNERFVRGEPRHPRQDVDRRHQLELGQAPRAALFGCSDSRLAAEIIFDQGLGDLFVIRNAGQVISESVLGSLEYAVSVLGVQLIVVLGHDECGAVAAAIASQDPETPPLPPHIAHLVDKIIPAIRQVADVTEARNPGSVNKPGDLDPYEVGRYHLRDTVAELLQNSEIVTEAIAEGRLGIVGANYRLTEGRAVPDMAVGLVTP, encoded by the coding sequence ATGGTGCGCGGAAACGAGCGCTTCGTGCGCGGCGAACCGAGACACCCGCGCCAAGACGTCGACCGGCGGCACCAGCTCGAGCTGGGGCAGGCTCCTCGGGCGGCACTCTTCGGCTGCAGCGACTCCCGGCTTGCTGCCGAGATCATCTTCGACCAGGGCCTCGGCGACCTCTTCGTCATCCGAAACGCCGGTCAGGTCATCTCCGAGTCGGTGCTCGGCAGCCTCGAGTACGCCGTCAGTGTGCTCGGCGTGCAGCTGATCGTGGTGCTGGGGCACGACGAATGCGGTGCCGTCGCGGCAGCGATCGCTTCGCAAGACCCCGAGACTCCCCCGCTGCCACCGCACATCGCGCACCTCGTCGACAAGATCATTCCGGCCATCCGGCAGGTCGCCGACGTCACGGAGGCACGCAACCCCGGCAGCGTGAACAAGCCGGGCGATCTCGACCCCTACGAGGTGGGCAGGTATCACCTGCGAGACACCGTGGCGGAGCTGCTGCAGAACTCCGAGATCGTCACCGAGGCCATCGCCGAGGGCCGCCTCGGCATTGTGGGCGCCAACTATCGCCTGACCGAGGGCCGCGCTGTACCCGACATGGCGGTCGGGCTCGTCACTCCCTGA
- the glpX gene encoding class II fructose-bisphosphatase: MSADSTPLYEHPDRNLALELVRATEAAAIRAQPFIGKGDKNAADGAAVDAMRAFLGTVDFDGVIVIGEGEKDKAPMLFNGEHVGTGRGPSCDIAVDPIDGTSLTAAGRQNAISMLAASDRGTMLDASSVFYMNKIVTDGDGIGVIDIDRPIGDNIRAFAKAKGKAVGDIRVAVLDRPRHAQLIEDIRATGAGTRLMLDGDVAGGINAARYGTRIDMCVGIGGSPEGVATACAIKALGGFIQTRLAPKTDDERQKGIDAGLDIDKLYEANDLVAGDNTFFVATGVTDGGLVAGVKRLGPILRTESIVLRSHSGTIRRIEADHLASRWL; this comes from the coding sequence ATGAGCGCCGACAGCACACCTCTCTATGAGCACCCCGACCGCAACCTCGCCCTCGAGTTGGTGCGAGCCACGGAGGCCGCCGCCATTCGAGCGCAACCGTTCATCGGAAAAGGCGACAAGAACGCCGCCGACGGCGCCGCAGTCGACGCGATGCGCGCTTTTCTCGGCACCGTCGACTTCGACGGTGTCATCGTCATCGGTGAGGGCGAAAAAGACAAGGCCCCGATGCTCTTCAACGGCGAGCACGTCGGCACCGGCCGAGGGCCGTCGTGCGACATCGCCGTCGACCCGATCGACGGCACTTCGCTCACCGCCGCCGGGCGCCAGAACGCCATCTCGATGCTGGCCGCATCCGACCGGGGAACGATGCTCGACGCCTCTTCGGTCTTCTATATGAACAAGATCGTGACCGATGGCGACGGCATCGGAGTGATCGACATAGACCGGCCGATCGGCGACAACATCCGGGCGTTCGCCAAGGCGAAGGGCAAGGCGGTCGGTGACATTCGGGTGGCCGTGCTCGATCGTCCGCGCCACGCGCAGCTCATCGAAGACATCCGCGCGACAGGTGCCGGCACTCGGCTCATGCTCGATGGTGACGTGGCGGGTGGCATCAACGCGGCGCGGTACGGCACTCGCATCGACATGTGCGTCGGCATCGGGGGCAGCCCCGAGGGCGTCGCCACAGCCTGCGCCATCAAGGCGCTCGGCGGGTTCATTCAGACTCGGCTCGCCCCGAAAACCGACGACGAACGCCAGAAGGGCATCGACGCCGGCCTCGACATCGACAAGCTCTACGAGGCGAACGACCTGGTGGCGGGTGACAACACCTTCTTCGTGGCTACGGGCGTGACAGATGGCGGCCTGGTCGCCGGTGTGAAGCGACTCGGCCCCATTCTGCGCACCGAGTCGATCGTGCTGCGTTCGCATTCGGGCACGATCCGCCGCATCGAGGCCGACCACCTCGCCTCACGGTGGCTCTAG
- the fbaA gene encoding class II fructose-bisphosphate aldolase, with protein sequence MPIATPDQYAEMLDKAKAGGFAYPAVNVSSSQTLNAVLQGLSDAGSDGIIQVTTGGADYFAGQRAVSPTGSARATGALAFAAFAHEVAKNYPITIALHTDHCPKNALDTFVLPLIEASEAAVKAGGEPIFQSHMWDGSAIPLDENLVIAEDMLKRTKAINAILEVEIGVVGGEEDGVSHDINEHLYTSVADALATVEALGLGENGRYMAALTFGNVHGVYKPGNVKLRPELLKEIQDGVYAKYASVLGDNTKPFDLVFHGGSGSSDAEISEAVGNGVIKMNIDTDTQYAFTRSIAGTMFTNYDGVLKVDGEVGSKKIYDPRAWGKIAETAMAARVVEATEQLGSAGHSGK encoded by the coding sequence ATGCCCATTGCAACCCCCGATCAGTACGCTGAAATGCTCGACAAAGCAAAGGCAGGGGGTTTTGCCTACCCCGCCGTCAACGTGTCGTCGTCGCAGACCCTGAACGCCGTGCTGCAGGGCCTCTCTGACGCGGGCTCCGACGGCATCATCCAGGTGACGACCGGCGGTGCCGACTACTTCGCCGGCCAGCGTGCCGTTTCGCCTACCGGCAGTGCGCGCGCCACGGGCGCCCTCGCCTTCGCCGCGTTCGCGCACGAAGTCGCGAAGAACTACCCCATCACGATCGCCCTGCACACCGATCACTGCCCGAAGAACGCACTCGACACCTTCGTCTTGCCGCTCATCGAAGCTTCTGAGGCGGCCGTGAAGGCCGGCGGCGAGCCCATCTTCCAGTCGCACATGTGGGACGGATCGGCGATTCCCCTCGACGAGAACCTCGTCATCGCCGAAGACATGCTGAAGCGCACGAAGGCCATCAACGCCATTCTCGAGGTCGAGATCGGTGTTGTCGGCGGCGAAGAAGACGGCGTGAGCCACGACATCAACGAGCACCTCTACACCTCGGTGGCGGATGCCCTGGCCACCGTCGAGGCACTCGGACTCGGTGAGAACGGCCGGTACATGGCGGCCCTCACGTTCGGCAACGTGCACGGCGTGTACAAGCCCGGCAACGTGAAGCTGCGCCCCGAACTGCTGAAGGAGATCCAAGACGGGGTGTACGCGAAGTACGCCTCCGTGCTCGGCGACAACACGAAGCCGTTCGACCTGGTGTTCCACGGCGGCTCGGGCTCGAGCGACGCCGAGATCTCGGAGGCCGTGGGCAACGGTGTCATCAAGATGAACATCGACACCGACACCCAGTACGCCTTCACCCGCTCGATCGCGGGCACGATGTTCACGAACTACGACGGTGTGCTCAAGGTCGACGGCGAGGTCGGCAGCAAGAAGATCTACGACCCGCGCGCCTGGGGCAAGATCGCCGAAACCGCTATGGCGGCGCGCGTGGTCGAGGCCACCGAGCAGCTGGGTTCCGCCGGCCACTCGGGCAAGTAG
- a CDS encoding 4-hydroxy-3-methylbut-2-enyl diphosphate reductase, with translation MPRMPGVRNRLKDTPVIGAKRVLLAAPRGYCAGVDRAVVAVEKALERYGAPVYVRKQIVHNKHVVATLEKAGAIFVEEVDEVPLGSHVVFSAHGVSPAVVQGAADRNLQAIDATCPLVTKVHREAVRFARDDFEILLIGHEGHEEVEGTAGEAPEHTTLVGSPDEADTIVVRDPDKVVWLSQTTLSVDETMETVRRLRARFPNLQDPPSDDICYATQNRQVAIKKVAKDSDLVIVVGSANSSNSVRLVEVALEYGAKAAYRVDYAHEVKQEWLDGVNTVGVTSGASVPEVLVQELLDDLAGAGYGDIETVQTAEEDLIFSLPKELRHDPSGNTDARAIGGRRM, from the coding sequence ATGCCGAGAATGCCCGGCGTTCGCAACAGGCTAAAGGATACCCCCGTCATCGGCGCCAAGCGGGTGCTGCTGGCGGCGCCCCGCGGCTATTGCGCGGGGGTCGACAGGGCCGTCGTCGCGGTCGAGAAGGCCCTCGAGCGGTATGGCGCACCGGTCTATGTGCGTAAACAGATTGTGCATAACAAGCACGTCGTCGCAACTCTGGAGAAAGCCGGCGCCATCTTCGTCGAGGAGGTCGACGAAGTGCCCCTTGGCTCGCACGTCGTCTTCAGCGCACACGGCGTTTCGCCCGCTGTCGTACAGGGTGCGGCCGACCGCAATCTGCAGGCCATCGACGCCACGTGCCCGCTCGTCACGAAGGTGCACCGCGAGGCCGTGCGGTTCGCACGCGACGACTTCGAGATTCTGCTGATCGGCCACGAAGGCCACGAAGAGGTCGAAGGCACGGCCGGCGAGGCGCCCGAGCACACCACGCTCGTCGGCAGCCCCGACGAGGCCGACACCATCGTGGTGCGCGACCCCGACAAGGTCGTCTGGCTCTCGCAGACCACCCTGAGCGTCGACGAGACCATGGAGACCGTTCGGCGCCTGCGCGCACGCTTTCCGAACCTGCAAGACCCGCCGAGCGACGACATCTGCTACGCCACCCAGAACCGCCAGGTCGCCATCAAGAAGGTCGCGAAAGACAGCGACCTGGTCATCGTGGTGGGGTCGGCGAACTCGTCCAACTCGGTGCGGCTGGTCGAGGTGGCGCTCGAGTACGGGGCGAAGGCCGCCTACCGGGTCGACTATGCGCACGAGGTCAAACAGGAGTGGCTCGACGGTGTCAACACGGTCGGCGTGACATCCGGAGCATCCGTACCCGAAGTGCTCGTGCAAGAGCTGCTCGACGACCTCGCGGGCGCCGGTTACGGCGACATTGAGACGGTGCAGACGGCCGAAGAAGACCTGATCTTCTCGCTGCCGAAAGAGCTGCGCCACGACCCGTCGGGTAACACGGATGCCCGTGCCATCGGCGGTCGACGCATGTGA
- a CDS encoding DUF4245 family protein, translating to MSEGLGARRQKPPAVVAELGRPETPEETSARKAENSRKYRANKTINNLWLSLIVCVAVVIVIVLLVPRDNTSHLQTVDYRSVASSAQAAFPVPVASPDLPATYSANAAEIRTSGSGSTAIPYWYIGFTTPSGAYLGLEQAVSTASTGNIDDWVAQQVHNTAAIDVTTIDGIQWTVYDNRQTANDVGNASYALTTQSGASTYVLLGTASTEEFDQVASAITTNIQAQPATAEVSQ from the coding sequence ATGTCTGAAGGCCTGGGTGCGAGACGGCAGAAGCCGCCCGCCGTCGTCGCCGAACTCGGGCGCCCCGAGACGCCTGAAGAGACGTCTGCCCGCAAGGCCGAGAACTCTCGCAAGTACCGAGCCAATAAGACCATCAACAACCTCTGGCTCTCGCTCATCGTCTGCGTCGCGGTGGTCATCGTGATCGTGCTGCTCGTTCCGCGCGACAACACGTCGCACCTGCAGACGGTCGACTACCGATCTGTCGCGTCGAGCGCACAGGCCGCGTTTCCGGTTCCGGTCGCGTCGCCCGACCTGCCCGCCACCTACAGCGCGAACGCTGCAGAGATTCGCACCAGTGGCTCGGGGTCGACCGCTATTCCGTATTGGTACATCGGTTTCACCACTCCGTCGGGCGCCTATCTCGGTCTCGAACAAGCAGTCAGCACGGCGAGTACCGGCAACATCGACGACTGGGTGGCCCAGCAGGTGCACAACACGGCGGCGATAGACGTGACCACGATCGACGGCATCCAATGGACGGTCTACGACAACCGGCAGACCGCCAACGACGTGGGCAACGCCAGCTACGCCCTCACCACGCAGTCGGGTGCCAGTACCTACGTGCTGCTGGGTACGGCCAGCACCGAAGAATTCGATCAGGTGGCCTCGGCGATCACCACGAACATCCAGGCGCAGCCGGCCACCGCGGAGGTGTCACAGTGA
- a CDS encoding transporter, with the protein MVTALLRLRFRVLGNTLRRSPWQLVAVIIGGLYGLGVLFFAVIGLVALGFAPIELASTIVVLAGSALILGWILVPLVATGIEQTLEPAKLVQFPLPMSKLLLGLTLAGVLGIPGIITSIAALATVGTWIRYPLAAVAALVCAALGVLICVVGSRLVAALSVSLSSRRRFRELSGILIFIPLILLGPIIFFVAQGVRTSADALPALAGAPSWSPLGAPWSVPADIARGDAGAAALKFVITLVTLALLAVLWRRSLAIALVTPASSARKRVARGKIGLFGVFPATPAGAVAARSLTYWLRDPRYARQLIVVPLIPVLLLFYSYNFHSLTLLNLTGPLIAFLLSLSTYTDVSYDGTAFATHVADGVRGRDDRLGRAVALGIIALPLVLLATFITVAVTGSWGLLPPIAGLAIGAMLSGIGLCAVSSARIVIPVPAAGDNPFKSAPGAGFTTALSAFAIWGILLLLTLPEILLAAASMLFGIALLGWLALLVGVVLGVVFAVVGIRRGGALFDNTAPELLGRLKMLRGA; encoded by the coding sequence ATGGTTACGGCACTCCTGAGGCTGCGGTTTCGCGTTCTCGGCAACACCCTGCGCCGCAGCCCCTGGCAACTCGTCGCGGTCATCATCGGGGGGCTGTACGGGCTCGGGGTGCTGTTCTTCGCTGTCATCGGTCTCGTGGCGCTCGGCTTCGCCCCGATCGAATTGGCGAGCACCATCGTCGTGCTGGCCGGTTCGGCGCTCATTCTCGGCTGGATTCTGGTGCCGCTGGTCGCAACGGGCATCGAGCAGACGCTCGAACCGGCGAAGCTGGTGCAGTTTCCGCTGCCGATGTCGAAACTGCTGCTCGGGCTGACGCTGGCGGGGGTGCTGGGCATCCCGGGCATCATCACGTCGATCGCCGCGCTCGCGACGGTGGGCACGTGGATCCGGTACCCGCTCGCCGCCGTCGCCGCGCTGGTCTGCGCGGCGCTCGGCGTGCTCATCTGTGTCGTCGGTTCGCGACTGGTCGCGGCGCTCAGTGTGTCGCTCTCGTCGCGCCGCCGCTTCAGGGAGCTCTCGGGCATCCTGATCTTCATTCCGCTGATTCTGCTGGGGCCGATCATCTTCTTCGTGGCTCAGGGCGTGCGAACGTCAGCCGATGCGCTGCCCGCGCTGGCCGGAGCACCGAGCTGGAGCCCGCTCGGCGCACCCTGGTCGGTGCCGGCCGACATTGCTCGCGGCGACGCGGGTGCTGCCGCCCTCAAATTCGTCATCACGCTCGTGACGCTCGCGCTGCTGGCCGTACTCTGGCGGCGCAGCCTCGCCATCGCTCTCGTGACACCGGCGTCGAGCGCGCGCAAGCGTGTGGCGCGCGGCAAGATCGGGCTCTTCGGCGTGTTTCCGGCAACGCCAGCCGGTGCCGTTGCCGCGCGTTCGCTGACCTATTGGCTGCGCGATCCGCGTTACGCTCGTCAGCTCATCGTGGTTCCGCTTATTCCCGTCTTGTTGTTGTTCTACTCGTATAACTTCCATTCGCTCACGCTGCTCAACCTCACCGGGCCCCTCATAGCGTTTCTGCTCTCGCTCAGCACCTACACCGACGTCTCATACGACGGCACCGCGTTCGCCACGCACGTCGCCGACGGGGTGCGGGGGAGGGATGATCGGCTCGGCCGTGCCGTTGCGCTCGGCATTATCGCCTTGCCGCTGGTGCTGCTCGCCACCTTCATCACCGTGGCCGTCACCGGCTCGTGGGGGCTGCTGCCGCCCATCGCCGGGCTGGCGATCGGAGCGATGCTCTCGGGAATCGGCCTGTGCGCCGTGTCGTCCGCGCGCATCGTGATTCCGGTGCCCGCTGCGGGCGACAACCCGTTCAAGTCCGCACCCGGCGCGGGGTTCACGACGGCGCTGAGCGCGTTCGCCATCTGGGGCATTCTGCTGTTGCTGACGCTGCCCGAGATTCTGCTGGCCGCTGCCAGCATGCTGTTCGGCATCGCCCTGCTGGGCTGGCTCGCGCTGCTCGTCGGTGTTGTTCTCGGGGTGGTGTTCGCGGTCGTCGGCATCCGCCGAGGCGGGGCGCTCTTCGATAACACCGCACCCGAGCTGCTCGGGCGCCTCAAGATGCTGCGCGGCGCCTGA
- a CDS encoding exodeoxyribonuclease VII small subunit, translated as MPTTPTEPEVGSLSYEEARDELVRVVAELERGAATLEQSLGLWERGEALAARCEEWLIGAKTRLDAARAASAANAGAGPNGRDV; from the coding sequence ATGCCCACGACTCCAACCGAGCCAGAAGTCGGCTCGCTCAGCTACGAAGAGGCCAGAGACGAACTCGTTCGTGTCGTGGCCGAACTCGAGCGTGGTGCCGCGACGCTCGAGCAGTCGCTCGGCCTGTGGGAGCGAGGCGAAGCGCTCGCCGCGCGCTGCGAAGAATGGCTGATCGGCGCGAAGACCCGGCTCGACGCGGCTCGCGCCGCGAGCGCAGCGAACGCCGGGGCCGGCCCGAACGGCCGCGATGTCTGA
- a CDS encoding ABC transporter ATP-binding protein has product MQSDLPVAALELRGLTKRFGEKLAVDDLSLSVPVGSLYGLVGPNGAGKTTTLSMATGLLRPDAGQSFIHGVDMWQSPLEAKQLVGNLSDGVKLFDRLTGEQLVTYNGLLFGMDRQTVAERVADLLRLLDLESAAGTPVVDYSAGMTKKIALACALVHAPKLLVLDEPFESVDPVSAANIRDMLTEYVEGGGTVIVSSHVMDLVQRMCNRVAVVSAGRVLAEGTVDEVRGSASLEDRFVELVGGRHHSEGPEWLRHS; this is encoded by the coding sequence GTGCAATCTGACCTCCCAGTAGCCGCCCTCGAGCTGCGCGGCCTCACCAAGCGGTTCGGCGAGAAGCTCGCCGTCGACGACCTCAGTCTGAGTGTTCCGGTCGGGTCGCTCTACGGTCTGGTCGGCCCGAACGGGGCGGGCAAAACGACCACGCTGTCGATGGCGACGGGTCTGTTGCGACCGGATGCCGGGCAGTCGTTCATCCACGGCGTCGACATGTGGCAGAGCCCGCTCGAAGCGAAGCAGCTCGTGGGCAACCTCTCCGACGGCGTCAAGCTGTTCGATCGCCTGACGGGCGAGCAACTCGTCACGTACAACGGCCTGCTCTTCGGAATGGATCGGCAGACCGTCGCTGAGCGCGTGGCCGATCTGCTGCGGCTGCTCGATCTCGAGAGCGCGGCCGGCACGCCTGTGGTGGACTACTCGGCCGGCATGACGAAGAAGATCGCGCTCGCCTGTGCTCTCGTGCACGCGCCGAAACTGCTGGTGCTCGACGAGCCGTTCGAATCGGTCGACCCGGTGTCGGCCGCGAACATCCGCGACATGCTGACCGAATACGTCGAGGGCGGCGGAACGGTCATCGTCTCGAGCCACGTGATGGATCTCGTGCAGCGCATGTGCAACCGCGTCGCGGTGGTCTCGGCCGGGCGTGTGCTCGCGGAGGGAACCGTCGACGAGGTGCGCGGATCCGCCTCGCTCGAAGACCGTTTCGTCGAACTGGTCGGCGGCCGGCACCACTCGGAAGGGCCCGAATGGTTACGGCACTCCTGA
- the rmuC gene encoding DNA recombination protein RmuC, with translation MDALVTVLIGLAIGLALGFLVGWLIRARRSSAVGGGAGDAAAAAGLAELVELQTLKATAEVTAAGLREQLAQAEARAVVQAEEARGRALELREQTDAQLTDSRLRVVEARENSDAQLASAREQFAARLREQELLFREQISTADAQYRNQIAQQEERLAEFQQRLADVQRAEAERVKSDGKVLVALSPVQESLRLVQAKVTELEEQRRQQHGELSQQLKSATESEERLRNTAESLASALRSNSTRGVWGETQLRNVVEAAGLLDRVDFEVQSSLTSDNGAGRPDMVVHLPGGKNIAVDAKVPFNAYLEASQIPATATGAEGARRAELLKAHVKAVRDHITTLGTKGYWAGLDASPELVVAFIPSESLISTAMEADPSIMDFAFSKRVALVSPVTLWSLLKTVAFSWQQDVLTHEAKTLFDLSKELYSRLAVTASHIEKLGSTIDRTVKHYNAFIGSFERNVYSTARKLNSLDESIVLKPLEPIEEKARDLTSPELVAQLELEDDLNSVDDRSPQPRLI, from the coding sequence ATGGATGCATTGGTAACCGTTCTGATAGGCCTCGCCATCGGTCTCGCCCTCGGGTTTCTCGTGGGATGGCTCATTCGAGCGCGGCGTTCGAGCGCCGTCGGCGGCGGGGCAGGCGACGCTGCGGCGGCCGCGGGGCTGGCCGAGCTCGTCGAGCTGCAGACGCTGAAGGCAACAGCCGAGGTAACAGCCGCGGGCCTGCGCGAACAGCTCGCCCAGGCAGAAGCACGGGCCGTGGTGCAGGCAGAAGAGGCCCGCGGGCGGGCGCTCGAACTTCGCGAGCAGACGGATGCCCAGCTCACCGATTCACGCCTGCGAGTGGTTGAGGCGCGCGAGAACAGCGATGCCCAGCTCGCTTCGGCCCGTGAGCAGTTCGCCGCGCGCCTGCGCGAACAAGAACTGCTCTTTCGCGAGCAGATCAGCACCGCAGACGCGCAGTACCGCAACCAGATCGCCCAGCAAGAAGAGCGGCTGGCCGAGTTCCAGCAGCGTCTTGCCGATGTGCAGCGCGCCGAAGCCGAGCGGGTGAAGTCCGACGGCAAGGTGCTGGTGGCGCTGAGCCCCGTGCAAGAGAGTCTGCGCCTGGTGCAGGCGAAGGTCACCGAACTCGAAGAGCAGCGCCGCCAGCAGCACGGCGAACTCAGCCAGCAACTGAAGTCGGCCACCGAATCCGAAGAGCGGTTGCGCAACACCGCAGAATCGCTCGCGTCGGCACTGCGCTCGAACAGCACCCGCGGGGTGTGGGGAGAGACGCAGCTGCGCAACGTGGTGGAGGCGGCCGGGCTGCTCGACCGGGTCGACTTCGAGGTGCAATCCAGCCTCACGAGCGACAACGGAGCCGGGCGCCCCGACATGGTGGTACACCTTCCGGGCGGCAAGAACATCGCCGTCGACGCGAAGGTGCCGTTCAACGCATACCTCGAGGCGAGCCAGATTCCGGCTACCGCAACCGGCGCCGAAGGCGCACGCCGGGCCGAGTTGCTCAAGGCGCATGTGAAGGCCGTGCGCGACCACATCACGACGCTCGGTACGAAGGGCTACTGGGCGGGGCTGGATGCATCGCCCGAGCTGGTGGTGGCGTTCATCCCGAGCGAGTCGCTCATCTCGACGGCCATGGAAGCAGATCCGAGCATCATGGACTTCGCGTTCAGCAAGCGCGTGGCGCTGGTGTCGCCCGTGACGCTGTGGTCGCTACTGAAGACGGTGGCGTTCAGCTGGCAGCAAGACGTGCTCACGCACGAGGCCAAGACGCTGTTCGACCTCAGCAAAGAGCTGTACTCGCGGTTGGCCGTGACCGCCTCGCACATCGAGAAGCTGGGTAGCACCATCGACCGCACGGTGAAGCACTACAACGCCTTCATCGGGTCGTTCGAGCGCAACGTGTACTCCACGGCGCGCAAGCTGAACTCCCTCGACGAGTCGATCGTGCTCAAGCCACTCGAACCCATCGAGGAGAAGGCCCGCGACCTGACGAGCCCCGAGCTGGTGGCCCAGCTCGAACTCGAAGACGACCTCAACAGCGTCGACGACCGCTCACCGCAGCCGCGCCTGATCTAA
- a CDS encoding DUF6264 family protein yields the protein MSDERPKPKYGELAPPGWTWQPPAPPANDSDVPATSGVGPYGAPGPAAGSPGTSGDSPSGPAAPYSAPPQPYAPPTGHSGAYPGTGQGTGTGTGPGTTAPKPINTVDVAVTGVLLFLGVLLSASMLPALFDFNTVLAQAAAAQGYTGFEASSSSSTAGIIAAVVTIVLQLLAIVIGVRRLQRRKLAFPFVLGLGILTFAVWIAAIVFAFFSDPAFLQQVMSTKAP from the coding sequence ATGAGCGACGAACGACCCAAACCGAAGTACGGCGAACTGGCTCCCCCCGGCTGGACCTGGCAGCCGCCCGCGCCCCCGGCGAACGACTCCGACGTACCGGCGACGTCGGGTGTGGGCCCCTACGGCGCTCCCGGCCCGGCCGCCGGGTCGCCGGGCACCTCCGGCGACAGCCCGTCAGGCCCCGCCGCTCCGTACAGCGCGCCGCCGCAGCCGTATGCACCGCCTACGGGTCACTCTGGCGCGTACCCGGGCACAGGGCAGGGCACCGGCACCGGTACCGGCCCGGGAACGACCGCGCCCAAGCCGATCAACACGGTCGACGTCGCCGTCACGGGTGTCCTGCTGTTTCTCGGCGTGCTGCTCTCGGCGAGCATGCTGCCCGCCCTGTTCGACTTCAATACCGTGCTCGCTCAGGCCGCAGCGGCTCAGGGATACACCGGTTTCGAGGCGTCGTCGTCATCGAGCACGGCCGGCATCATCGCGGCGGTCGTGACGATCGTGCTGCAGCTGCTCGCCATCGTGATCGGCGTGCGCCGACTGCAGCGCCGCAAGCTCGCCTTTCCGTTCGTGCTGGGCCTGGGCATCCTGACGTTCGCCGTGTGGATCGCGGCCATCGTGTTCGCCTTCTTCAGCGACCCCGCCTTCTTGCAGCAGGTCATGTCGACGAAGGCGCCGTAG